One window from the genome of Streptomyces sp. WZ-12 encodes:
- the ltrA gene encoding group II intron reverse transcriptase/maturase, whose translation MTAHAFALAMAALGVNGPEDAAPDWDAINWRAHEDHVRRLRQRIFKATKDGDLKKVRNLQKLMLRSRSNTLISVRQVTQRNAGRKTAGIDGEVALTSRERADLAERMHRDASPLKALPVRRVFIPKANGKQRPLGIPVLADRVQQARVKNALEPEWEARFEPRSYGFRPGRGCHDAIEAIFKTLCGNRSQRRWILDADLAGAFDRIDHDHIFDSLGTFPARGMVRAWLKAGVIESGEFTPTDEGTPQGGVISPVLLNVALHGMEKVAGVRYRPSVRSDAETVKGCPVLVRYADDYVAMCHSREQAEQVKADLAAWLEPRGLRFNEDKTRVVHVEEGFSFLGFDIRRQVDRQGSGKLLITPSKESVKRLRKRLSADVRSMHGANAAAVVFRLNPVVRGWSAYYRSVVSSRIFTGLDHHVWHLTYRWARRSHPNKSRGWVATRYFGKFHKSRQDRWVFGDRDSGAYLTKFAWTKIVRHVPVHGGASPDDPALTVYWADRRRKKKAPPVDEHTARLLKRQGGRCPFCGELLLHAEHEPRSPREWEQWFMTVRRVLAKQHIVEQVGGQDRTFYRLLHAHCRRRNLAGTVVHQP comes from the coding sequence ATGACGGCACACGCATTCGCTCTGGCGATGGCGGCCCTCGGAGTGAACGGACCGGAGGACGCGGCACCCGACTGGGACGCCATCAACTGGCGCGCCCATGAGGACCACGTACGGCGACTGAGGCAGAGGATCTTCAAGGCGACGAAGGACGGGGACCTGAAGAAGGTCCGCAACCTGCAAAAGCTGATGCTGCGGAGCCGGAGCAACACGCTGATCAGCGTGAGGCAGGTCACGCAGCGCAACGCTGGCCGCAAGACGGCAGGCATCGACGGCGAGGTCGCCCTGACCTCCCGCGAACGGGCGGATCTGGCGGAGCGGATGCACCGTGACGCCTCGCCGCTCAAAGCCCTGCCGGTCCGGCGGGTCTTCATTCCGAAGGCAAACGGAAAGCAGCGTCCCCTGGGAATCCCGGTGCTGGCGGACCGCGTGCAGCAGGCACGCGTGAAGAACGCGCTGGAGCCCGAGTGGGAGGCCCGGTTCGAGCCGAGATCTTACGGATTCAGGCCCGGACGGGGTTGCCACGACGCGATCGAGGCCATCTTCAAGACGCTGTGCGGCAACCGCAGCCAGCGTCGGTGGATCCTGGACGCGGACCTGGCCGGGGCGTTCGACCGGATCGACCACGACCATATTTTCGACAGTCTTGGGACCTTCCCCGCGCGGGGCATGGTCCGGGCCTGGCTGAAGGCCGGCGTGATCGAGTCCGGCGAGTTCACGCCGACCGACGAGGGAACTCCCCAAGGCGGCGTGATCAGTCCCGTGCTGCTGAACGTGGCCCTGCACGGAATGGAGAAAGTGGCAGGGGTCCGCTACCGGCCCAGCGTCCGTAGTGACGCTGAGACGGTCAAGGGATGCCCTGTGCTGGTCAGATACGCCGACGATTACGTAGCGATGTGCCACAGCCGCGAGCAGGCCGAACAGGTCAAGGCCGATCTCGCAGCATGGCTGGAGCCGAGAGGGCTCCGCTTCAACGAGGACAAGACACGCGTCGTCCACGTTGAGGAAGGGTTCTCGTTCCTGGGCTTCGACATCCGCCGCCAAGTCGACCGGCAGGGCAGCGGAAAGCTGCTCATCACCCCCAGCAAGGAGTCGGTCAAGCGGCTCCGGAAGCGGCTGTCCGCCGACGTGCGCTCCATGCACGGCGCGAACGCGGCCGCCGTGGTGTTCCGGCTCAACCCGGTCGTCCGGGGATGGTCGGCCTACTACCGGAGCGTGGTCTCCAGCCGGATCTTCACCGGCTTGGACCATCACGTCTGGCACCTCACCTACCGGTGGGCCAGACGCTCGCACCCGAACAAGTCGAGGGGATGGGTCGCGACCCGCTACTTCGGCAAGTTCCACAAGTCCCGGCAGGACCGCTGGGTGTTCGGTGACCGCGACAGCGGCGCCTACCTCACCAAGTTCGCCTGGACGAAGATCGTCCGACACGTCCCGGTCCACGGCGGAGCCTCCCCGGATGACCCCGCCCTGACCGTGTACTGGGCCGATCGGCGACGCAAGAAGAAGGCCCCGCCAGTGGACGAGCACACCGCCCGGCTCCTGAAGCGCCAGGGCGGACGCTGTCCCTTCTGCGGGGAACTCCTTCTGCACGCCGAGCACGAACCACGCAGTCCACGTGAGTGGGAACAGTGGTTCATGACCGTCCGGCGCGTGCTGGCCAAACAGCACATCGTCGAACAGGTCGGCGGCCAGGATCGGACCTTCTACCGGCTCCTCCACGCCCACTGCCGACGGCGGAACCTCGCCGGAACGGTGGTGCACCAGCCATGA
- a CDS encoding VOC family protein: MAGSFYHVCFVVPDMAAAIRDLGAAAGVEFSAPRADRIGEWDFRIAFTRGAPPHIELIEPAAPGGPWDASEGARFDHLGATRSRMVRVSALIGGLSTMTAA; this comes from the coding sequence ATGGCCGGGAGCTTTTACCACGTGTGCTTCGTCGTGCCCGATATGGCCGCGGCGATACGGGACTTGGGGGCGGCGGCCGGCGTCGAGTTCAGCGCGCCGCGGGCGGACCGGATCGGGGAGTGGGACTTCCGGATCGCCTTCACGCGGGGCGCCCCGCCCCACATCGAGCTGATCGAGCCGGCGGCGCCGGGCGGCCCGTGGGACGCGTCCGAGGGGGCGCGCTTCGATCACCTGGGTGCGACACGAAGTCGCATGGTTCGAGTGAGCGCGCTGATTGGAGGGCTGAGCACGATGACAGCAGCGTAG
- a CDS encoding FadR/GntR family transcriptional regulator: protein MALKAAGRQSLVDTVVEALRAQLAAGEWQVGTRIPTEHALAEQLQVGRNTVREAVRVLVHAGMLRSRQGEGTFVVSTADPAEIMRGVQRAGIRDVLELRIALEAEAARLAALRHQPADLARMRAALDAQVELEDAEGQPHSGSLELYADHDIAFHKAVVEAAHNTALTATYGWFSSSVREALVTALDDQAMPKIVHGDHRAVLDAIAHGDPDAAERATRALLDKPKRAVEALLAADD, encoded by the coding sequence ATGGCACTCAAGGCAGCAGGACGGCAATCCCTCGTCGACACGGTCGTCGAGGCCCTCCGCGCCCAGCTTGCCGCCGGCGAGTGGCAGGTCGGCACCCGCATCCCCACCGAGCACGCCCTCGCCGAACAGCTCCAGGTCGGCCGCAACACCGTCCGCGAGGCGGTGCGCGTCCTCGTCCACGCCGGGATGCTCCGCTCGCGCCAGGGCGAGGGCACCTTCGTCGTCTCCACCGCGGATCCGGCGGAGATCATGCGCGGCGTCCAACGGGCCGGCATCCGCGACGTCTTGGAGCTCCGCATCGCCCTGGAGGCGGAGGCCGCCCGGCTGGCCGCACTCCGCCACCAACCCGCCGACCTGGCCCGGATGCGGGCGGCCCTGGACGCCCAGGTCGAGCTGGAGGACGCCGAGGGCCAGCCCCACTCCGGCAGCCTGGAGCTCTACGCCGACCACGACATCGCCTTCCACAAGGCCGTCGTCGAGGCCGCGCACAACACCGCGTTGACGGCGACCTACGGCTGGTTCAGCAGCTCCGTACGGGAGGCGCTGGTCACCGCCCTCGACGACCAGGCCATGCCGAAGATCGTGCACGGCGACCACCGCGCCGTCCTGGACGCGATCGCCCACGGCGACCCGGACGCCGCCGAACGCGCCACCCGCGCCCTCCTGGACAAGCCCAAGCGGGCCGTAGAGGCCCTCCTCGCCGCCGACGACTGA
- a CDS encoding CynX/NimT family MFS transporter: MPGTDSTAPVDLIDAEEDLIPAPQVATARRRLRTHPALLLAGIVLAAVNMRAALAGVSPLLNEMAQHFHLAATATSLVTTIPLVFMGLGSLIAPRVARRWGTEAALCGALVALCGGIVLRIAPPVAALFAGCAVVGASIALLNVLMPGLIKRDFPERAAGMTALYSTAMILGATVSAASAVPLENALGSWQGSLVSWALLAAVAALVWLPQAVLARRGTHHGEAAATPAHTAESGPKLTRSPLAWQVTVFMGSQSLIAYVIIAWMPTIFTDHGMGKSEAGLVFAFSTLVQMVGSFVVPTLAGRMRRQRLLGVTVSALMACGVTGLLIAPVAGAWLWAAILGVGQGGALGLALTMMVLRSGDAHTAARLSGMSQTGGYLLAAVGPLALGAVHQATDGWTVPLLLLLAVCAGLALLALGAGRDRRIGGVN, translated from the coding sequence ATGCCAGGGACCGACTCGACCGCTCCGGTCGATCTCATCGACGCCGAGGAAGATCTGATCCCGGCCCCGCAAGTGGCCACGGCCAGGCGCCGACTGCGGACCCACCCCGCCCTCCTCCTCGCCGGCATCGTCCTCGCCGCGGTGAACATGCGGGCGGCGCTCGCCGGTGTCTCGCCGCTGCTCAACGAGATGGCGCAGCACTTCCACCTGGCCGCCACCGCCACCAGCCTGGTGACCACCATTCCGCTCGTCTTCATGGGCCTGGGCTCGCTCATCGCGCCGCGGGTGGCGCGCCGTTGGGGCACCGAAGCGGCGCTGTGCGGCGCGCTGGTCGCGCTGTGCGGCGGCATCGTGCTGCGGATCGCGCCGCCGGTCGCCGCGCTGTTCGCCGGCTGCGCGGTGGTGGGCGCGTCCATAGCCCTGCTCAACGTGTTGATGCCGGGCCTGATCAAGCGGGACTTTCCGGAGCGCGCGGCGGGCATGACGGCGCTCTACTCGACCGCGATGATCCTCGGCGCGACCGTCTCGGCCGCGTCGGCCGTCCCGTTGGAGAACGCGCTCGGCAGTTGGCAGGGTTCCCTCGTCTCCTGGGCACTGCTCGCCGCCGTGGCCGCCCTCGTCTGGCTCCCGCAGGCCGTGCTCGCCCGCCGGGGCACGCACCACGGCGAGGCCGCGGCGACGCCCGCCCACACCGCCGAGTCCGGCCCGAAGTTGACCCGCTCGCCGCTCGCCTGGCAGGTGACGGTCTTCATGGGCTCGCAGTCGCTGATCGCGTACGTGATCATCGCCTGGATGCCGACGATCTTCACCGACCACGGCATGGGCAAGAGCGAGGCCGGACTGGTCTTCGCCTTCAGCACGCTGGTGCAGATGGTCGGTTCGTTCGTGGTCCCGACGCTCGCCGGCCGGATGCGTCGCCAGCGACTGCTGGGCGTGACGGTCTCCGCGCTGATGGCCTGCGGTGTCACGGGGCTGCTGATCGCGCCGGTGGCCGGCGCCTGGCTGTGGGCGGCGATCCTCGGCGTCGGCCAGGGCGGTGCGCTCGGCCTGGCCCTGACGATGATGGTGCTGCGGTCCGGCGACGCACACACCGCCGCCCGGCTCTCCGGCATGTCCCAGACCGGTGGCTACCTCCTGGCCGCGGTCGGCCCCCTGGCCCTGGGCGCCGTCCACCAGGCCACCGACGGCTGGACCGTCCCGCTCCTCCTCCTGCTCGCCGTCTGCGCCGGCCTCGCCCTCCTGGCCCTGGGCGCGGGCCGCGACCGCCGGATCGGCGGGGTGAACTGA
- the mltG gene encoding endolytic transglycosylase MltG translates to MSDVQHAGRRPGPRLSRTGWLLLVAVLCVVLVLAVLIVPRLLRERQYGQLAVPEGQRASQIYASVDQALHVPQGTTARAAKTAHLDLPAEAKGNPEGYLFPATYPLRKDTTPESLLSYMVKTSGQRLTADGITQYRTVVIASIVQAEADRPSDMGKVARVIDNRLTRNMPLQMDSTINYALGRSTLHTTHADTRTNSPYNTYKFEGLPPTPIANPGADALKAAAAPPAGDWLYFVTVKPGDTRFTADYQEHLRNVREFNNGQKNGATGGSGNTTTAGE, encoded by the coding sequence ATGAGCGATGTTCAGCACGCCGGTCGCCGGCCCGGACCGCGGCTCTCCCGCACCGGCTGGCTCCTCCTCGTCGCCGTTCTGTGTGTCGTGCTCGTCCTCGCCGTGCTGATCGTGCCGCGGCTGCTGCGCGAGCGGCAGTACGGTCAGCTCGCCGTCCCGGAGGGCCAGCGGGCCTCTCAGATCTACGCCTCCGTCGACCAGGCCCTGCACGTGCCCCAGGGCACCACCGCAAGGGCCGCCAAGACCGCGCACCTCGATCTGCCCGCCGAGGCGAAGGGCAACCCCGAGGGCTACCTCTTCCCCGCGACGTACCCCCTCCGCAAGGACACCACCCCGGAGTCGCTGCTCTCCTACATGGTGAAGACCTCCGGCCAGCGGCTCACCGCCGACGGCATCACCCAGTACCGCACCGTGGTGATCGCCAGCATCGTGCAGGCCGAGGCGGACCGGCCGTCCGACATGGGAAAGGTCGCCCGGGTCATCGACAACCGGCTCACCAGGAACATGCCGCTGCAGATGGACTCGACGATCAACTACGCGCTCGGCCGCAGCACACTGCACACCACCCATGCCGACACCCGCACCAACAGCCCGTACAACACCTACAAGTTCGAGGGCCTGCCGCCGACCCCGATCGCCAACCCCGGTGCCGACGCGCTGAAGGCGGCGGCCGCGCCGCCCGCCGGCGACTGGCTCTACTTCGTCACCGTCAAACCGGGCGACACCCGCTTCACCGCCGACTACCAGGAACACCTGCGGAACGTGCGGGAGTTCAACAACGGCCAGAAGAACGGCGCCACCGGCGGCTCCGGCAACACCACCACCGCCGGCGAATAG
- a CDS encoding ABC transporter permease has translation MSTTSPAAPPAPAAAPKAALFHPTVARLTYRALLGRRRALILFALPALLVAIAVVVRALTGADDATAGGILGGFALGTMVPLIGVIAGTGAIGPEIDDGSVIYLLAKPVRRSTIIVTKLLVAIGVTVVFSAIPVLVAGFVLNGNSQQIAVAYAVAAAIASVAYSALFLLFGTITRHAVVFGLVYALVWEAFVGNVVPGARILSIQQWALAVGQQVGADGALSSAVQLPLAVCLLVAVTGAATWYAARRLKALTLAGEE, from the coding sequence ATGTCCACGACCTCTCCCGCGGCCCCGCCGGCGCCCGCCGCCGCGCCCAAGGCCGCGCTCTTCCACCCGACCGTCGCCCGGCTCACCTACCGGGCGCTGCTCGGCCGGCGCCGCGCCCTGATCCTCTTCGCGCTGCCCGCCCTCCTGGTGGCGATCGCCGTGGTCGTCCGGGCGTTGACCGGCGCCGACGACGCCACTGCCGGTGGCATCCTGGGCGGCTTCGCGCTGGGCACGATGGTCCCGCTGATCGGCGTGATCGCGGGCACGGGCGCGATCGGCCCGGAGATCGACGACGGCTCGGTGATCTACCTCCTGGCCAAGCCGGTCCGCCGCTCGACGATCATCGTGACCAAGCTGCTGGTCGCGATCGGGGTGACCGTCGTGTTCTCGGCGATACCGGTGCTCGTCGCCGGCTTCGTCCTGAACGGCAACAGCCAGCAGATAGCCGTGGCGTACGCGGTGGCGGCGGCCATCGCCTCGGTCGCCTACAGCGCGCTCTTCCTGCTGTTCGGCACCATCACCCGGCACGCCGTGGTCTTCGGCCTGGTCTACGCCCTGGTCTGGGAGGCGTTCGTGGGCAACGTCGTGCCCGGGGCGCGGATACTCAGCATCCAGCAGTGGGCGCTCGCGGTGGGGCAGCAGGTCGGCGCCGACGGCGCGTTGAGCTCCGCGGTCCAACTGCCGCTCGCCGTCTGCCTGCTGGTGGCCGTCACCGGCGCTGCGACCTGGTACGCGGCACGTCGGCTGAAGGCACTGACGCTGGCCGGGGAGGAGTAG
- a CDS encoding ABC transporter ATP-binding protein — protein sequence MSALSIDHVSRWFGNVVAVNDITMTIAPGVTGLLGPNGAGKSTLINMMGGFLAPSNGTVTLDGTTVWRNAASYRHIGLVPEREAMYDFLTGREFVLANAELHGLGRAAAARSLATVEMEHAQDRKISTYSKGMRQRVKMASALVHDPSVLLLDEPFNGMDPRQRMQLMELLRRMGDEGRTVLFSSHILEEVEQLASHIEVVVAGRHAASGDFRKIRRLMTDRPHRYLVRSDNDRALAGALIADPSTAGIEVDVVEGALRVQAVDFGRFTELLPRVARDHGIRLLTVSPSDESLESVFSYLVAA from the coding sequence ATGAGTGCTCTTAGCATCGACCACGTTTCGCGCTGGTTCGGCAATGTCGTTGCCGTCAACGACATCACCATGACCATCGCCCCCGGTGTCACCGGCCTGCTCGGCCCCAACGGCGCCGGCAAGTCCACCCTCATCAACATGATGGGCGGCTTCCTCGCCCCCTCCAACGGCACCGTCACCCTCGACGGCACGACGGTCTGGCGCAATGCCGCCAGCTACCGCCACATCGGCCTCGTCCCGGAGCGGGAGGCGATGTACGACTTCCTCACGGGACGCGAATTCGTCCTCGCCAACGCCGAGTTGCACGGCCTCGGCCGGGCCGCGGCAGCCCGGTCGCTGGCCACGGTCGAGATGGAGCACGCCCAGGACCGCAAGATCTCCACGTACAGCAAGGGCATGCGGCAGCGGGTGAAGATGGCCTCCGCGCTGGTCCACGACCCGTCGGTGCTGCTGCTCGACGAGCCGTTCAACGGCATGGACCCGCGGCAGCGGATGCAACTGATGGAGCTGCTGCGGCGGATGGGCGACGAGGGCCGTACGGTCCTGTTCTCCTCGCACATCCTGGAAGAGGTCGAGCAACTGGCCTCGCACATCGAGGTGGTGGTGGCCGGCCGGCATGCCGCCTCCGGCGACTTCCGCAAGATCCGCCGGCTGATGACCGACCGCCCGCACCGCTACCTCGTCCGGTCCGACAACGACCGGGCACTGGCCGGAGCGCTGATAGCCGACCCCTCGACGGCCGGCATCGAGGTCGACGTGGTGGAGGGCGCCCTGCGCGTCCAGGCCGTCGACTTCGGCCGGTTCACCGAACTCCTGCCGAGGGTCGCCCGCGACCACGGCATCCGGTTGCTGACCGTCTCGCCCTCCGACGAGTCGCTGGAATCGGTCTTCTCCTACCTCGTAGCGGCCTGA
- a CDS encoding ABC transporter permease subunit: protein MSTETTPGGAYIHNIGYRHYDGPRLGRGYARRSLFSQSLRGAYGIGRSAKSKVLPMLLFAVMCLPAGILVAVTMFTKAHSLPLGYTEYAVYLQAVIGLYLASQAPQSVSRDLRFKTTPLYFSRPIERADYVMAKFAAMASALFLLTAAPLVILYVGALLGKLDFLDQTKGFGQGLVSVALLSLLFAGIGLVVSALTPRRGFGVAAVIAVLTIPYGAVSAIQGIATLRGSDGAVGWLGLFSPITLVDGVQATFLGGSSSFPNGLTPSTAAGFVYLLVALLVIAGCYGLLMRRYRKAGL, encoded by the coding sequence ATGAGTACGGAAACCACGCCGGGCGGCGCCTACATCCACAACATCGGCTACCGGCACTACGACGGCCCCCGGTTGGGCCGCGGCTACGCCCGGCGGTCGCTGTTCTCGCAGAGCCTGCGCGGCGCCTACGGCATCGGGCGGTCGGCGAAGAGCAAGGTGCTGCCGATGCTGCTCTTCGCGGTGATGTGCCTGCCGGCCGGCATCCTGGTCGCGGTGACGATGTTCACCAAGGCCCACAGCCTGCCGCTGGGTTACACCGAATACGCCGTCTACCTCCAGGCCGTCATCGGCCTCTACCTGGCGTCCCAGGCCCCGCAGTCCGTCTCCCGCGACCTGCGCTTCAAGACCACGCCGCTGTACTTCTCCCGGCCGATCGAGCGGGCCGACTACGTCATGGCGAAGTTCGCGGCGATGGCGAGCGCGCTGTTCCTGCTCACCGCCGCGCCGCTGGTGATCCTCTATGTCGGGGCGCTGCTGGGGAAGTTGGACTTCCTCGACCAGACCAAGGGGTTCGGGCAGGGACTGGTCAGCGTGGCGCTGCTGTCGCTGCTGTTCGCCGGCATCGGGCTGGTCGTCTCGGCGCTCACACCCCGGCGCGGGTTCGGCGTCGCCGCCGTGATCGCCGTGCTCACCATCCCGTACGGCGCGGTCAGCGCGATCCAGGGCATCGCCACCCTCCGGGGCAGCGACGGCGCCGTCGGCTGGCTGGGGCTCTTCTCGCCCATCACCCTCGTCGACGGAGTGCAGGCCACGTTCCTGGGCGGCAGCAGTTCCTTCCCCAACGGGCTGACGCCGTCCACCGCCGCCGGGTTCGTCTACCTCCTCGTCGCGCTGCTCGTCATAGCCGGCTGCTACGGCCTGCTGATGCGCCGCTACCGGAAGGCCGGACTGTGA